ATAGGAAGTATTGTTTAAGAAGGCCTTAGTAGTCCTTTAATATTCGATACGACGGGTTGTTTCATCGATAAAATACAGCAAAACCTTGTGGTACCCTTCTGGCAAAAGCGGTTCAATTTTCTCGGGCCATTCGATAAAGAGATGGGCGTTACTGGAAAAATACTCTTCCAATCCTATATCCATAGCCTCTTCCAGCGAATTGATACGGTAAAAATCGAAGTGATAGGCCAAAAGATTTCCGTTTTTGTCATGATATTCGTTTACCAATCCAAAACTGGGGCTATGGCCCAGATCAATACCCCCAAGTTCGTTGACCAAGGTTTTAATCAAGGTGGTTTTCCCTACCCCCATGGCCCCGTAAAACGCCAATACCGGACTTTTTTGGTGCAGCAGTAACG
The sequence above is a segment of the Muricauda sp. SCSIO 64092 genome. Coding sequences within it:
- the tsaE gene encoding tRNA (adenosine(37)-N6)-threonylcarbamoyltransferase complex ATPase subunit type 1 TsaE, encoding MKEIIYDQKTIAEVARSLLLHQKSPVLAFYGAMGVGKTTLIKTLVNELGGIDLGHSPSFGLVNEYHDKNGNLLAYHFDFYRINSLEEAMDIGLEEYFSSNAHLFIEWPEKIEPLLPEGYHKVLLYFIDETTRRIEY